The Elaeis guineensis isolate ETL-2024a chromosome 5, EG11, whole genome shotgun sequence DNA segment TATTCAGGGATAAAGAACTTCCATTGTCATTCCATCCTGCAGCCTAGCTATCACTTTTGTGGAATCTAATTCCACTGAAAATAGGACATCCAAAGGAAAAGTTTTATTGGCATTTCTCCTGTTAAATACTTATGTAACCACTTCGAACCAAAAGTGTCTTTAAGGAATTGGAAATCAGCTGTGGTTTACAAGCTATATTGAGTGCATATCGTATTTGTCTTTACTCTAATTCAATAACCTACAAAAAATGGTGAGTTAAACTTGACACTAATCATTAATTGCTGCTAGATGGTTTTGGCACATTGAACATCTGGACTGCGGCATAAATTATCTTTGATTATCCATCGGCCAACCTTCCCATGTAGTTTCTTATTAATCATCCATTTGTTGTTCCAATGAAAGTATGTTCCCTTTGTTTTAGTTCTGCTTTGTAAGCTTGTTGGTTTCAGTTATGCAGCTTATTGCTCTTTGTTCTTGGCTTGAGGTCTTAGAGTTATGGTTGCCGGACATCTTAGATCATGAGTCAAATATATCTTGTTCAGTCTTCTTTGTGAGAAAGTGGCACATTATTGGTTTTATAGTTTATCCTGCACCATATTGTTCTTCTACTTGTGATTGTCTCCTTAAATCTAACGTTGAAGTTATTCATATACATGATTGAATTTGAATCAGTGTGGAGGTTAAGTTCCTTTTGCATATGATGGTTCAAATGTGCATATTTTGTAATGGTTACACGCACCACTTTGTACCTGGAAACTTGCACTTACGAgcttccatctctctctctctctctctctctctctctctctaattgtcTATTTTATTCTGTATTGACTTCTTATTGAAAGTAGTTCCTTCAGGTGCGGCCATGTGAAGTGTTTTCCCATGGCATGGCCAGTTTGCAAGGGAAATTTCTTATTAAAGAACTTGACATTCTTTATTTATATTCGTTCTTTAAGTTTGCTTTTTCTTCCCATCGTATATGAAAATTTAAGCTGCAGATCTTCTCATTCATCTAATCAAGTTATCGGAAAACCAAATGGCCTTTATTTTGCATCCCGATAGGAGAACGTACATGAAAATGGAAAAATGACGATGAGGTAGCCTGCTTCTTTGATGTCATATGATGTTAACTATTTCATCTATTCGTTGCATTTGTTATTTACCGGGCTGTAATTATCATGTAAATTGGAAATAGTTCTTAAGTTGCTAATAGTCTTGATGCTTCAAACCCCTTTAATTAAAAGCATCCAAAGTTTTGTGGGAGGTGAATTACTTGAACCAGAGCCTCTCTTACCATAATTGTTTTGTATTGgagtgatgatgatgatgatgaatgtggTATTACTGAAATTGttgcattttaatttttttttgtgacttGAAAATGCACACAAGTGACCGAGCAGTGTTAGCAGGACCTTGGTAATTGGTCATTGGTTTCGATAATGTGACCATCTGGCAAGCCCCAGACATGGGTGGATCTTGCATGGACGGTCTATGATTTTGTATAACGTAGTTGCTTGTGTTCTTTGAATGTTCTATGCtgccttttctctcttttttattttttggtttttAGCTTTTGTAGTTTCGTGGTACGTTAGTGATGTTGGTTCTCGAAACACCGAATGATAGCTTGAAGGTGACTCAGACATGCGGCCTTCAAGCTATGCAAACGGAAGGACAAACAGCATGTTTGGTCGGTCGGCAACTCGAAGCTTTGATTGCTGGATTCAATTCGGGTGGCAACTTAGCGTGGCAAACCTTTATATCGCAAGAGTGACGCTGTCCAACTTGTCTGGCCGAACCCTTTTGGGTGGGTTAACATGCCTACTAATTAGTGTGGGACCAGGTCTATATTGTGTTTGGTGGAGTGCTGGTGCTGGTTCATCTTGGTGGTCGTATATTTGTCGAGTACCTTTTGAAGTGAATTCAGATGGaggcaaccttttttttttttttttttttcactcttcTGCCACCTAATGATGGTCGTATTAATCGTTCCCATCTTATACAGCAAATTTTGTAGtgcttctaaaaatttaaaaaaattcggaGTACTGCTTTGGGTTCCCTTTATCATGTCCCGATTGAGCATCAGCCCGGGCTTTTCATGAAGGACAAAGtattttttctcttaaatttAATGTCAAAGAATAGCTATTACTTCTATAATTCTATCATTATAGAATACAAATTTATAAAATAGATATTatttcttatatattatttaggatgcaGCTCTTATATTATATATTTGTTTGCTTTCATATGTACAGAAATTGCGCATGTATTAATCAGGGAAATAAATTTCGGCTTAAAAGGCACGTTACATTGGAGAAAATCAGCGGATGCCTTGTCATCGAATCGGTTAAAACTAATATTCAAGAATATAAGAAACGAAGCCCTGATTCATGCTCCATTAGCGGGATGTACAGTAGCCCTCGAGCACAGCGGTGCACGATGTGCTAAAACGTGTATGCTCTAGTGCGGGAACCTAGTAGTTATTTCATGGTTCCATCGCCGGTCCAAAAGGACAGAAGAGGGGTGTGGGGGTCCCGGGCATGATTAAAGAGGTGTGAAGTAAAGCAGGCTGGCTTGTCTTTCTTTTTGGTAGACTAAAAGTGGGAAATTCTGAACATAGTTGGTCAGGTTGGGGTCCCCCTCCCTTGCTCCTTCCATAATGGAAGCCACCTTTTCTTACGGTTTAGTCATCATCATTCCATCCACCCAACTACCCCTTGCCCAACTCCTCAGTCTCCAAAGACCGCACCCGAGTCCTATCCTTCTTGAAGGTATCTCTTCTAAAATCTATACTAATGTCAATGTCGCAACGTTTAGGCCCCTCATAGATCTTATAGAAACAGCACCATAAAATTCCTCCCGTCTTTTCAGATGACTGCTCCCCACCCAAAGCATCCTCCCACTTTCTCAAAGATTCTGTACCGGATCACTTTCATCCATAGAATTTAGTTCCCGTCACCACGAACAAATTTAAGCGAACAACACGCATTGAAAATGAAGGATCAAAATCATCTTTATCTTGAGACAAATCAAAGATGAGCTTGCTTAATTTCTTTCCCACGATTATGAGACCAGCCCGAGGAAAACTGAAACATCTGTCCTCAGGTAAAGCACaataaatgaagaagaagaagaaaagaaagccaAAAAAGAGGGAGACACACCAGCAATTCTTAGGGATCAAAGCCCAAACGTTTTCACATGAAAGAAGATAGATACATAGAATTCTGTTAAAATGGACGCGTGCACCACTCTGTTCATTTGTACTGGAGAAAAACATAAAACACACTCAACGAATTCCCTGCAaaaaggagggaggaggagaatAGGGTATGtcgaacaaattaaaaaaaattaaacatgtTTAATTAAGTTGCCTTCTTAGTTGTCGATAATCTAAGAGAAGTAAAGGaaggaaccaaaaaaaaaaaactcaatgcgCCATGGCGACCGGCGGTGGGAAGGTGATGCTCCGCTGGCTGGGGAAGGCAAGCATTGCTGTATGGTCCAAAAAGTCTTGGAGAGCCACCACAGCCTCCAAAATGCTTCTGAGATCATCAGCGCAGGAGAAGCCGGCGGCCCCCAGCCGGCGCACAGCATAAACGTAGAAGGTCAAGCACCCTTTCCTGAACTTAAACCTGGCCATCTCGCACCCCGAGAGCCCGCGAATGAGCTTCTTGTTGACATCGCCCAGAGGAATCATCGGTGGCCAGAGCTGGTCTATCGCCGACTTCATGCTCTCGGACTCGAACACGAAGAGCACCGCCTTGGACTTCTTGGTGCCGAGGCCGAGGGTGAGGGTGTGCCACGCGTGGTGAGCCAAGATGGTGAAGTTGGTAGGCAGGTAGGTGGTGGTCGAAGGGAAGGGAAGCGTCTGGCACTGGCTCAGGAACGAAGGGGGGATGTCCAGGAGGCGTAGCAGCTCCAGCGGCGTGGCTCGCCGGACGGTGAAGGACTTGACGACGAATTGGCCGCCGAAGCGGATGCCTTTGACGTCGGAGCTTGGCTTGAAGTGAGGGTCTGAGGTGGATTTGTTAGGCTGTTGCTGTTGATTTTGGTGCTTATGTCTgtgtttcttcttctcctcggccATGCTTAAGCTTTTGGCCTTTGGTTTGTTGCGAGTGCTTCGTGATGTTTGTGGACTAAAAAGTTTTAATGAGGTTGCTGGTCAGGGACCAACTTCCATTTTTTTTAACCGCCTTCGTTTTTTTGGTGTTACATCACACCATGGTCAAACGGAAGGACCACCCACCATGTCGTAGTTTATGTCGAAGTGGTTTAACTCTTGGTGCCTTCTTGTGGTCTAGCAACTAAATTACATGTACATCACAAAATTGTCGATCAAGATGAGCACACTTAGAATTATGGAATGGCGGCCAAGGCTCGCTAAAGCCAAGCAATACGAAGTCTTTGATCATATGAAGGAAATTACAGTTCTTTGCCAATCTATTATTGTGTGATGTCTCTTTCCTATTCATTTCCCTTAAACTAAAAGCAAGAATACcagaaagaaaaaagtaaaataaagaaaaatgtgATCACTACACTAAACTTCACCTCGACGGTCCTGGTGCCTTACTGGATTGGAATTGGAGGGAGTAGTCATCCACAGACTGATCACCTACCTTGTCTGATGGGAGTAGGTATAAGCGAAAAAATGATCTCTTCTTGAATTGGAAGGTATAATATGCTTGCATCATAACATGATCTAAACTTTCGATGATGCAACAGAGGGGCTGCACCAACCAATGCTAGCTTTCTGTGTAATATTTTATCAGCTTTCAGCCAGCAACTATGCATGTTTGAGGTATTAATGCACAGTCTAATTTGGTTCTGTACATAACTGGAGAAGGTTCGGCTTTTGGTGAATATTTGATTCTGCTATTTCTTTGC contains these protein-coding regions:
- the LOC105045665 gene encoding uncharacterized protein — protein: MAEEKKKHRHKHQNQQQQPNKSTSDPHFKPSSDVKGIRFGGQFVVKSFTVRRATPLELLRLLDIPPSFLSQCQTLPFPSTTTYLPTNFTILAHHAWHTLTLGLGTKKSKAVLFVFESESMKSAIDQLWPPMIPLGDVNKKLIRGLSGCEMARFKFRKGCLTFYVYAVRRLGAAGFSCADDLRSILEAVVALQDFLDHTAMLAFPSQRSITFPPPVAMAH